In Carnobacterium sp. CP1, the following are encoded in one genomic region:
- a CDS encoding metal ABC transporter ATP-binding protein has protein sequence MHYIEVNDLSFYYDEEPVLENISFTVDAGEFVMLTGENGAAKSTLLRNVLGLLKPTKGAAFISPVNNRNEPLAIGYIPQQVASFNAGFPSTVLELVRSGRYQRGKWFKRLDAEDHVHVERALKSVGMWDIRHKKIGELSGGQKQRISLARIFATDPDLFVLDEPTTGMDVDSRHEFYELLQHNSRVHGKGILMVTHDHEDIKQYADRHIQLIRKEDSPWRCFSMDSCSEHSKLHS, from the coding sequence TTGCATTATATTGAAGTCAATGATTTATCTTTTTACTATGATGAAGAACCCGTTTTAGAAAATATTTCTTTTACCGTTGATGCTGGAGAATTCGTTATGCTGACTGGAGAAAATGGTGCAGCAAAATCGACTTTACTACGCAATGTCTTGGGATTGTTAAAACCAACTAAAGGGGCAGCGTTCATTTCGCCTGTGAACAATCGAAATGAACCATTAGCTATCGGCTATATCCCTCAACAAGTCGCTTCTTTTAATGCTGGCTTTCCAAGTACAGTACTAGAATTGGTTCGTTCAGGCCGTTACCAAAGAGGCAAATGGTTTAAACGATTAGATGCAGAAGATCATGTTCATGTCGAACGAGCATTGAAATCAGTGGGAATGTGGGACATTCGCCATAAAAAAATCGGTGAACTTTCCGGTGGTCAAAAACAACGGATTTCATTGGCTCGGATTTTCGCAACGGACCCTGATCTATTTGTTTTAGATGAACCAACAACGGGTATGGACGTTGATTCACGTCATGAATTTTATGAATTATTGCAACACAATAGTCGTGTCCATGGCAAAGGCATTTTAATGGTTACCCATGATCATGAAGACATTAAACAATATGCGGATCGCCACATCCAGTTGATTCGGAAGGAGGATTCACCATGGAGATGTTTTTCTATGGATTCATGCAGCGAGCATTCCAAGCTTCATTCTTGA
- the glmU gene encoding bifunctional UDP-N-acetylglucosamine diphosphorylase/glucosamine-1-phosphate N-acetyltransferase GlmU, giving the protein MTQRYAVVLAAGQGSRMKSKLYKVLHPIAGKPMVGHVIEQVEAAGTDKIVTVVGFGAEKVREYLGDRSEYALQEEQLGTGHAVIQAEAQLKGKEGITLVICGDTPLLTSETLTNLFDYHQKQGAKATILTAHAEDPTGYGRVIRNEQGFVEKIVEQKDADAQEQLVQEINTGTYCFDNRLLFEALSLVGNENVQGEYYLPDVIEILKSQNEVVDAYKMVHEAEGMGVNDRIALAEATRLMRTRINQRHMQNGVTLIDPATTYIDSDVTIGADTVVEANVSLKGHTVIGEDCFIGANSEVLNSTIGDRVRVTSSNIKDSVMEQDSNIGPNSHLRPHSQVGESVHIGNFVEVKNAVIGAGTKVGHLTYVGDADLGKNINIGCGTVFVNYDGKNKHRTTVGDNVFIGCNVNLVAPVNVEENVYIAAGSTITKDVPTEALAIARARQENKLNYFNQLPH; this is encoded by the coding sequence ATGACACAAAGATATGCAGTGGTGTTAGCAGCAGGACAGGGTTCACGAATGAAATCAAAACTATACAAAGTCTTACACCCAATTGCAGGCAAACCCATGGTTGGACATGTGATTGAACAAGTAGAAGCTGCAGGTACCGACAAAATTGTGACGGTCGTTGGTTTTGGCGCTGAAAAAGTAAGAGAATACTTAGGCGACCGTTCTGAATATGCTTTACAAGAAGAACAATTGGGAACTGGCCATGCTGTCATTCAAGCTGAAGCACAGTTAAAGGGAAAAGAAGGAATCACATTAGTCATTTGCGGCGATACTCCTTTGTTGACCTCTGAAACATTAACGAACTTGTTCGATTACCATCAAAAACAAGGTGCGAAAGCTACCATCTTAACTGCTCATGCCGAAGATCCTACAGGTTACGGCCGGGTTATCCGCAATGAGCAAGGTTTTGTTGAGAAAATAGTGGAACAAAAAGATGCAGACGCACAAGAACAGCTGGTTCAAGAAATCAATACTGGAACGTATTGTTTTGATAATCGTTTATTGTTTGAAGCATTGTCTCTAGTCGGCAATGAAAATGTTCAAGGAGAATATTACTTGCCAGATGTTATTGAGATCCTAAAAAGCCAAAATGAAGTGGTAGATGCCTATAAAATGGTACATGAAGCAGAAGGTATGGGAGTGAATGATCGGATAGCTTTAGCTGAAGCTACTCGTTTGATGCGGACCCGAATCAATCAACGCCATATGCAAAATGGTGTGACGCTGATTGATCCAGCTACAACGTACATTGATAGCGATGTGACGATTGGCGCTGATACGGTAGTTGAAGCAAATGTCTCTTTAAAAGGACACACTGTCATTGGAGAAGATTGCTTTATTGGAGCAAACTCTGAAGTTTTAAACAGTACCATTGGCGATCGCGTGCGGGTTACAAGCTCAAACATCAAAGATTCGGTTATGGAGCAAGACAGCAACATTGGGCCTAACAGCCATTTGCGCCCACACAGCCAAGTCGGTGAATCGGTTCACATCGGCAACTTTGTTGAAGTGAAAAATGCCGTAATCGGTGCCGGTACAAAAGTTGGTCATTTAACTTACGTTGGCGATGCCGATTTAGGAAAGAACATTAACATTGGCTGTGGAACAGTTTTTGTTAATTACGACGGCAAAAATAAGCACCGTACGACAGTTGGAGACAACGTTTTTATCGGATGCAACGTTAATTTAGTCGCACCGGTCAACGTTGAAGAAAATGTTTACATCGCTGCTGGGTCAACTATCACTAAAGATGTCCCTACGGAAGCATTGGCGATTGCCAGAGCTCGTCAAGAAAACAAGTTGAATTATTTCAATCAATTGCCACATTAG
- a CDS encoding cupin domain-containing protein translates to MNVKPEHYWIEKLELVPHSEGGYFKGVYQASETVTTAEQNERKRYTSIYFLLNQESPSHFHRLKSDEIWYFHTGDALTIHMIHPDGRYEQVALGMDPEKGETLQYVVPKGVIFGSSVDKDGIYALVSCMVAPGFDYQDFELFTQADLLAQYPENHDIIKRLAFETLPE, encoded by the coding sequence ATGAACGTAAAACCTGAACATTATTGGATCGAAAAATTGGAACTTGTGCCTCATTCTGAAGGAGGGTATTTTAAAGGTGTCTATCAAGCTTCTGAAACAGTGACCACGGCTGAACAAAACGAACGGAAACGATACACTAGTATTTATTTCTTATTGAACCAAGAAAGTCCTTCACATTTTCATCGTTTGAAATCGGATGAAATCTGGTATTTCCATACTGGCGACGCTTTAACCATCCATATGATCCATCCAGACGGGCGCTATGAACAGGTTGCATTAGGAATGGACCCCGAAAAAGGCGAAACCTTGCAATACGTTGTTCCAAAAGGCGTCATTTTCGGCTCAAGCGTTGATAAAGACGGTATTTATGCTTTAGTCAGCTGCATGGTCGCACCTGGTTTTGATTACCAAGATTTTGAGCTGTTTACACAAGCCGATCTGTTAGCCCAGTATCCAGAAAACCATGACATTATTAAACGGTTAGCCTTTGAAACATTGCCAGAATAA
- a CDS encoding peptide ABC transporter substrate-binding protein has protein sequence MKKATFFAAALFILGGCTAGEANGEDSVSGAGETNSEQTLHLSVKSELPTIDPALSQDTISFTALNQVMEGLYRLDTQENPIPALAEGEPKISEDQLTYTFTLKPELKWSDGSELTAHDFEFGWKRIVDPATAANYSFVMTDIKNASTILAGEAEVDSLGIEALSDSELEITLEKPVENFLKLITKPTFSPQKETFVTAEGSGFGTSSDSALYNGPFVLKDWDGTGLSWTYEKNNQYWDQENVALTTVTNQVIKETSTGLNLYNNGQIDLVTLTGEFAQQYNQDPEFMAPLTAKSVYLELDHVNNPALKNKSLREALASAISREELTESIIANGSKPIGGLVTSGLVEDPQTGEDFRETAGSYLDYNPETAAQLWETAQQELGVSTVELQLVADDDEVTKKVSQYLQNTIEENLAGVKITIKSVPFKNRIELGDNGDFDLLLSGWGADTNDTNNFLSLFLSGSVFNGGKYSNEDYDALVEASMGEDSGDPAEKWANDLAAEKILLEDAGIIPLYQQAQAMLLRSSVKNYHMSQINSVNLKYVSIEE, from the coding sequence ATGAAAAAAGCAACTTTTTTTGCCGCAGCGTTGTTTATTTTAGGGGGATGTACAGCAGGAGAAGCAAATGGAGAAGATAGCGTCAGCGGAGCTGGTGAGACAAACTCGGAGCAGACGCTGCACTTGAGTGTTAAGTCTGAATTGCCTACGATCGACCCGGCTTTATCACAAGATACGATTAGTTTTACGGCTTTGAATCAAGTGATGGAAGGCTTGTACCGCTTAGATACACAAGAAAATCCGATTCCGGCTTTGGCTGAAGGGGAGCCGAAGATCAGTGAAGACCAATTAACATATACCTTTACTTTAAAACCAGAGTTAAAATGGTCAGATGGAAGCGAATTAACGGCTCATGATTTTGAATTTGGCTGGAAACGTATCGTTGACCCGGCTACTGCAGCCAATTATTCTTTTGTGATGACAGATATTAAAAACGCTTCAACAATCTTAGCTGGCGAAGCAGAAGTCGATAGTTTAGGGATCGAAGCGTTAAGCGATTCAGAACTTGAAATCACATTAGAAAAGCCAGTAGAAAATTTCTTGAAATTAATTACTAAACCAACTTTCTCTCCTCAGAAAGAAACTTTTGTTACTGCTGAAGGTTCTGGGTTTGGGACGAGCAGCGATTCTGCTCTTTATAATGGGCCGTTTGTCTTAAAAGATTGGGATGGTACAGGTTTATCTTGGACCTACGAAAAAAATAATCAGTATTGGGATCAAGAAAACGTAGCGTTAACCACTGTGACCAACCAAGTGATCAAAGAAACGTCGACAGGATTGAATCTATACAATAACGGCCAAATCGATCTGGTTACTTTAACTGGAGAATTTGCCCAACAATACAACCAAGATCCTGAATTTATGGCCCCGTTAACGGCCAAATCGGTTTACTTAGAACTGGATCATGTTAACAACCCAGCCTTAAAAAATAAAAGCTTAAGAGAAGCACTTGCTTCAGCTATTTCACGTGAAGAACTAACCGAAAGCATCATTGCTAACGGATCTAAACCCATTGGAGGACTAGTGACTAGCGGATTAGTCGAAGACCCTCAAACCGGTGAAGATTTCAGAGAAACAGCTGGTTCTTATTTAGATTATAATCCGGAAACAGCGGCTCAGCTATGGGAAACGGCCCAGCAAGAATTAGGGGTCTCAACAGTCGAATTGCAATTAGTAGCGGATGATGATGAAGTTACAAAAAAAGTGAGCCAATATTTACAAAATACGATTGAAGAAAATCTGGCAGGTGTAAAAATTACGATTAAAAGTGTTCCTTTCAAAAACCGCATCGAACTAGGCGATAATGGCGATTTTGATTTGTTGTTGTCTGGTTGGGGTGCAGATACGAACGATACCAATAATTTTTTAAGTTTGTTCTTATCCGGTTCTGTCTTTAACGGCGGAAAATATTCTAATGAAGATTATGATGCTTTAGTTGAAGCCTCAATGGGAGAAGACAGCGGAGATCCAGCTGAAAAATGGGCCAATGATTTAGCTGCTGAAAAAATCCTGTTAGAAGATGCAGGGATCATCCCGCTTTATCAGCAGGCACAAGCTATGTTGTTAAGAAGTTCTGTTAAAAATTACCATATGAGTCAAATCAACAGTGTAAACTTAAAATATGTATCAATTGAAGAATAG
- a CDS encoding metal ABC transporter permease, which produces MEMFFYGFMQRAFQASFLIAVIAPILGLFLILRRQSLMADTLSHISLAGIALGLLLNINPTVMTLVVVVIAAVLIDYLRMLYKSYTEISIAILMSAGMAIALVLMSLNDGGSNASIQQYLFGSIVTINQEQVYLLGALFVMVVGLFLVFRKPMYVLTFDEDTAFTAGLPTKLMSIIFNVITGVTIAVVMPIVGALLVSAIIILPAAIAMRLSKSFNIVILMGVIIGIIGMFTGLTASYQYGTPPGATITLVFIVIFIITIFIKKSVNQVKYKKSRTPLAYSEKPENKK; this is translated from the coding sequence ATGGAGATGTTTTTCTATGGATTCATGCAGCGAGCATTCCAAGCTTCATTCTTGATTGCTGTTATTGCACCAATTTTAGGTTTATTTTTAATTTTAAGAAGGCAATCTTTAATGGCGGATACTCTTTCGCACATTTCGTTAGCCGGAATTGCTTTGGGGTTGTTGTTAAATATCAATCCCACCGTTATGACACTGGTCGTCGTCGTTATAGCTGCTGTGCTCATTGACTATTTAAGGATGCTGTATAAGTCTTATACAGAAATCTCAATCGCTATCCTTATGTCAGCTGGAATGGCAATAGCGCTGGTTCTGATGAGTTTAAACGATGGAGGATCCAACGCTAGTATCCAACAATACTTATTTGGTTCGATTGTGACCATCAATCAAGAACAAGTTTATTTATTAGGGGCACTTTTTGTGATGGTCGTAGGGCTCTTTTTAGTATTTCGTAAACCGATGTATGTCTTGACGTTTGATGAAGATACGGCTTTTACAGCCGGATTGCCAACGAAATTGATGTCTATTATCTTTAATGTCATCACGGGTGTTACAATAGCAGTCGTTATGCCGATCGTAGGCGCATTATTGGTTTCGGCGATCATCATTTTGCCGGCCGCCATTGCGATGCGTTTAAGCAAAAGTTTTAACATTGTTATTTTGATGGGAGTCATTATTGGGATCATTGGCATGTTTACAGGTCTGACCGCTTCTTATCAATACGGAACACCGCCAGGAGCGACGATCACGTTAGTGTTTATTGTTATTTTCATTATCACCATTTTTATCAAAAAAAGCGTTAATCAAGTGAAATACAAAAAAAGCCGGACACCGTTAGCCTATTCTGAAAAACCAGAAAACAAAAAATAA
- a CDS encoding NusG domain II-containing protein: MTNFKKYAKLVRPLDVVIVVLLMIGSFIPHYIFGRQTRSIDETSEVVAVISIDGEEVKRVRLSEETPHEQFTFHPAEGQYNIIEVDGKKIRNKEDNSSDQIAVKTGWISKPGETSICLPHKLIIEIKADSPIEDSEDDIIVPL; the protein is encoded by the coding sequence ATGACTAATTTTAAAAAATATGCCAAGCTCGTTCGTCCGCTAGATGTCGTCATCGTCGTACTGTTAATGATCGGTTCGTTTATTCCGCATTATATTTTTGGAAGACAAACGCGTTCGATCGATGAAACAAGTGAAGTCGTTGCGGTCATCTCTATTGATGGCGAAGAAGTAAAGCGAGTGCGACTATCAGAAGAGACACCGCATGAACAATTTACGTTTCATCCGGCAGAGGGGCAATACAACATCATTGAAGTAGACGGAAAAAAGATTCGAAATAAAGAAGACAATAGTTCGGATCAAATTGCAGTAAAAACAGGTTGGATCAGCAAACCAGGAGAAACAAGTATTTGTTTGCCGCACAAACTCATTATTGAGATAAAAGCTGATTCTCCGATTGAAGATTCTGAAGACGATATCATTGTGCCTTTGTAG
- a CDS encoding ribose-phosphate diphosphokinase, whose product MSEHYFDPKLKIFALNSNRPLAEKIAKEVGVELGKLSVDQFSDGEIRINIEESIRGDHVYIIQSTSSPVNDNLMEMLIMIDALKRASAKTVNLVIPYYGYARQDRKARSREPITAKLVANMITAAGADRILTLDLHASQIQGFFDMPVDHLLGASLLANYFLNCGLAEEDVVVVSPDHGGVTRARKLAEFLKAPIAIIDKRRPKANVAEVMNIIGSVEGKKCILIDDMIDTAGTITLAAKALQEAGATEVYACCTHPVLSGPAIERIQNSAIKQLVVTDSIYLPEEKKIDKIVEISVSALLADAVTRIHENKSVSPLFERKFKETR is encoded by the coding sequence ATGTCAGAACATTATTTTGATCCAAAGTTAAAGATTTTTGCGTTAAACTCAAACAGACCCTTAGCGGAGAAAATTGCTAAAGAGGTAGGAGTAGAATTAGGAAAACTCTCAGTGGATCAGTTCAGCGATGGAGAAATTCGAATCAATATTGAAGAAAGTATTCGGGGAGACCATGTTTATATTATTCAGTCAACTTCTAGTCCAGTAAACGACAATTTGATGGAAATGTTGATTATGATCGATGCTTTAAAACGAGCAAGTGCTAAAACAGTCAATCTAGTGATTCCTTATTACGGCTATGCTAGACAAGACAGGAAAGCCCGTTCTAGAGAACCGATCACTGCAAAATTAGTTGCGAATATGATAACAGCTGCAGGTGCAGACCGTATTTTGACATTAGATTTACATGCTTCTCAAATTCAAGGGTTTTTCGATATGCCAGTAGATCACTTATTAGGTGCTTCTCTTTTGGCGAACTACTTCTTAAATTGCGGACTTGCAGAAGAAGATGTCGTGGTTGTTTCACCAGATCATGGTGGAGTAACACGTGCGCGTAAATTAGCGGAATTCTTAAAAGCGCCGATTGCTATTATCGACAAACGTCGTCCAAAAGCAAACGTTGCGGAAGTCATGAATATTATTGGTTCAGTTGAAGGTAAAAAATGTATTTTGATCGATGACATGATTGATACCGCTGGAACGATCACGTTAGCTGCTAAAGCATTGCAAGAAGCTGGCGCAACGGAAGTTTATGCTTGTTGCACACATCCTGTTTTATCTGGCCCAGCGATTGAACGCATTCAAAATTCTGCAATCAAACAATTGGTGGTTACAGACTCTATTTATCTCCCTGAAGAGAAGAAAATTGATAAAATCGTTGAAATTAGTGTCAGTGCATTATTGGCCGATGCTGTGACGCGGATTCATGAAAATAAATCTGTCAGCCCACTTTTTGAAAGAAAATTTAAAGAAACACGCTAA
- a CDS encoding M20 family metallopeptidase: METWVTEKHQKESLAALKRLIDIPSVNTADGTSFPPFGKAIEDCLTEALVICEALGMTTYHDPAGFYGYADYGEGEELIAILCHLDVVPAGDLALWETDPFQAVVKDGVMYGRGSQDDKGPTIAALYAFKAVVDAGFTFNKRIRFVFGTDEETLWRCMAHYNLKEEQPTKGFVPDSAFPVTYAEKGLLQAKLVGPGSSVFALDCGDAFNVVPGNAQYQGQDAQQVSQKLVELGISQTLANQTVTVSGKAVHASAAGQGINAINQLATGLVQVHPHSILQFLAEKVGTETNGFRIFGEVKDEMTGELTFNVATIKVDETKSEIELDLRIPVSYPAADLAAILEKTAAAYGLTYEEFDHVPALYVPKESDLVQTLMAIYQNKTGDKAQPLTSGGATYARTMKNMVAFGAHFPNTKSLAHQANEGIVLAELFQAIDIYAETIVQLCCEEE; this comes from the coding sequence ATGGAAACTTGGGTAACGGAAAAGCATCAAAAAGAAAGTTTAGCTGCATTAAAACGCTTGATCGATATTCCCTCTGTGAATACCGCTGATGGAACCAGCTTCCCGCCATTTGGGAAAGCGATCGAAGACTGTTTGACAGAAGCATTAGTCATTTGTGAAGCCTTGGGAATGACTACTTATCATGATCCAGCAGGTTTCTATGGTTATGCTGACTATGGAGAAGGGGAAGAGTTGATTGCTATTTTATGTCATTTGGATGTCGTTCCGGCCGGCGATTTAGCTCTGTGGGAAACAGATCCTTTTCAAGCAGTCGTGAAAGACGGCGTTATGTACGGACGCGGCAGCCAAGACGATAAGGGACCGACGATCGCTGCTTTGTATGCCTTTAAAGCGGTCGTGGATGCTGGATTTACTTTTAATAAACGCATCCGGTTTGTTTTTGGAACAGATGAAGAAACATTATGGCGGTGCATGGCGCACTACAATTTAAAAGAAGAACAGCCGACAAAAGGATTTGTACCAGATAGTGCATTCCCGGTAACATATGCTGAAAAAGGTCTGTTGCAAGCTAAGCTGGTAGGACCGGGAAGCTCTGTTTTTGCACTGGATTGCGGCGATGCTTTTAATGTCGTGCCAGGCAATGCACAGTACCAAGGTCAAGATGCTCAACAAGTAAGTCAAAAATTAGTTGAATTGGGCATCAGCCAGACACTTGCAAATCAGACAGTTACAGTGAGCGGCAAAGCTGTTCACGCGAGTGCTGCTGGACAAGGAATAAATGCAATCAATCAATTAGCAACAGGTTTGGTCCAAGTGCATCCGCATTCAATCCTGCAATTTTTAGCCGAAAAAGTTGGTACAGAAACGAATGGTTTCAGGATCTTTGGCGAAGTGAAAGATGAGATGACGGGAGAGCTGACCTTTAATGTGGCTACGATCAAAGTAGATGAAACAAAGTCGGAAATAGAATTGGATTTACGTATCCCGGTCAGTTACCCAGCAGCAGATTTAGCAGCTATTCTTGAAAAAACCGCTGCGGCTTACGGGTTGACGTATGAAGAATTTGACCATGTACCGGCTTTATATGTTCCGAAAGAAAGTGACCTCGTTCAAACGCTGATGGCGATCTATCAAAATAAAACAGGAGATAAAGCCCAGCCGCTCACTTCAGGTGGAGCTACTTATGCCCGAACTATGAAAAATATGGTTGCTTTTGGCGCCCATTTTCCTAATACCAAAAGTTTGGCTCATCAGGCTAACGAAGGCATCGTTTTAGCTGAATTGTTTCAAGCAATAGATATTTATGCTGAAACCATCGTGCAATTGTGCTGCGAAGAAGAATAA
- the ispE gene encoding 4-(cytidine 5'-diphospho)-2-C-methyl-D-erythritol kinase: MEVIEKAPAKINLSLDVLQKREDGYHELEMVMTSIDLADRVTLKTIADNQISIRSNNGFLPLDQRNHAYKAALLIKETFGIQLGVDIVIEKKIPIAAGLAGGSSDAAATLRGLNQLWDLGLTLEELAVLGAEIGSDVPYCVYGGSAFATGRGEKIEPLDEIPQCWVVLVKPKKGISTGTVFSALAYDTIEHPDTQAMLAAIKTQNYNKMTQYAGNALEKTSIIRQPAIETIKQKMLQFGADTALMSGSGPTIFALCRKYSRAQRVYNGLKGFCNEVYLVRTLK, encoded by the coding sequence ATGGAAGTAATTGAAAAAGCCCCGGCTAAAATTAATTTAAGCTTGGATGTATTGCAGAAACGCGAAGATGGTTATCATGAACTTGAAATGGTGATGACTTCAATCGATTTAGCGGATCGTGTGACATTGAAAACGATAGCTGATAACCAAATCAGCATCCGTTCAAATAATGGGTTTCTTCCATTGGATCAAAGAAACCATGCGTATAAAGCAGCGTTGCTGATCAAAGAAACGTTTGGCATTCAATTGGGTGTGGACATCGTGATTGAAAAGAAAATCCCGATCGCAGCAGGATTAGCTGGCGGCAGCAGTGATGCAGCAGCGACGTTAAGAGGTTTAAATCAACTATGGGATCTGGGCTTAACGCTCGAAGAATTAGCTGTTTTAGGCGCTGAAATCGGTTCGGATGTGCCTTATTGTGTTTATGGCGGTTCGGCTTTTGCAACTGGACGTGGCGAAAAAATTGAACCATTGGATGAGATCCCGCAATGCTGGGTTGTGTTAGTGAAACCTAAAAAAGGCATCTCGACCGGGACAGTTTTTAGTGCCTTGGCTTACGACACGATTGAGCATCCGGACACGCAAGCGATGTTAGCAGCGATCAAAACACAAAATTACAACAAAATGACACAGTATGCCGGCAATGCATTGGAAAAAACGTCTATTATCCGACAACCGGCTATTGAAACGATCAAGCAAAAGATGCTGCAGTTTGGAGCAGATACAGCACTGATGAGCGGCAGCGGGCCGACTATTTTTGCTCTTTGCCGTAAATACTCCAGAGCTCAACGAGTGTACAATGGGCTAAAAGGTTTTTGTAATGAAGTCTACTTAGTCCGAACATTAAAGTAA
- a CDS encoding Veg family protein encodes MPITLASIKEGLDHKLGKKIMLTAQVGRKRKTERKGILTETYPSVFVVELDQDENAFERVSYSYTDVLTQSVEIQFLDEESLQYA; translated from the coding sequence ATGCCAATTACATTAGCTAGTATTAAAGAAGGTTTAGATCATAAGTTAGGTAAAAAGATTATGTTGACCGCACAAGTTGGTCGCAAGAGAAAAACAGAACGTAAAGGCATTTTGACCGAAACGTATCCATCTGTTTTTGTTGTGGAGTTAGACCAAGATGAAAATGCTTTTGAACGTGTTTCTTATAGTTATACAGATGTTTTGACTCAATCAGTAGAAATCCAATTTCTAGACGAAGAAAGTCTACAATATGCTTAA
- the purR gene encoding pur operon repressor, which translates to MKVKRSERLIDMTRYLLERPHTLVSLTYFANRYDSAKSSISEDLTIVKKTFKERKTGTLETVPGAAGGVRYIPEIAKEEAKEFVDEMCERLSEANRLLPGGYVYLSDLLGHPQILRQIGKIIASQYLHESIDAVMTVATKGVPIAQAVSSYLNVPFVIVRRDSKITEGSTVSINYVSGSSERVEKMELSKRSLKRGSRVLIVDDFMKGGGTVNGMKSLIEEFEAELVGVTVFAESTFSGDRMIADYTSLLCVDEVDIRDKTIYVKPGNYFKD; encoded by the coding sequence TTGAAAGTAAAAAGAAGTGAACGATTGATCGATATGACTCGCTATTTGTTAGAAAGACCGCACACATTGGTGTCATTGACTTATTTCGCTAATCGTTACGATTCTGCCAAATCTTCTATCAGTGAAGATTTGACGATTGTGAAAAAAACATTTAAAGAACGTAAAACGGGCACATTAGAAACAGTCCCTGGAGCAGCGGGCGGCGTACGGTATATTCCTGAAATCGCAAAAGAAGAAGCTAAAGAGTTTGTTGATGAAATGTGCGAACGATTATCAGAAGCGAATCGTTTATTGCCGGGTGGTTATGTGTACTTATCCGATTTATTGGGACATCCTCAGATTTTGCGCCAAATCGGCAAGATTATTGCTTCGCAATACTTGCATGAGTCAATCGATGCTGTTATGACGGTTGCGACAAAAGGGGTTCCAATCGCCCAAGCAGTATCAAGCTACTTGAATGTGCCTTTCGTTATCGTTCGTCGCGACTCGAAAATCACTGAGGGCTCGACAGTCAGTATCAATTATGTATCGGGTTCATCTGAACGAGTGGAAAAAATGGAACTATCTAAACGGAGTTTAAAACGCGGTTCACGGGTATTGATCGTGGATGACTTCATGAAAGGCGGAGGAACCGTCAACGGGATGAAGAGCTTGATTGAAGAGTTTGAAGCAGAATTAGTTGGCGTAACGGTTTTTGCTGAATCAACATTCAGCGGAGATCGAATGATTGCTGATTATACTTCGCTTTTATGTGTGGATGAAGTGGATATTCGCGATAAAACGATCTATGTTAAACCGGGAAACTATTTTAAAGATTAA